The sequence TGGTCGCTCGACGTCTCGATCTCCCCTTCCGGGACGTTCAGGCGCGATTGCAGCGCGGCGTGCAAAGCGCTGCCGCCCGGACAACTCGACCGAGCGTCGAGCCGGAACGTGTTTCCAGCCTCCAGATCGAAGATCACCTGATCGCGCTTCTCCTGAAGCACCGGGCGTTGGTATTCGACCTGATGTCGGAGGTACCGCCCGATGACATCATGGATGCGCGCAATCGTACCCTGCTCGGTATCCTGCGAGACGATTCGCTGCCGGACGACACTTTCGGTCCCGAATTCGTCGAGACGCTCGATCCTGTCCTGCAGGGCCACGCGACGACGCTTCTCGATTCGCTCGCGAACCGGCCCAGCCAGCTCCCTGGTGAAGTGCGCGAAGAGGTACTGCAAACGCTCATGCGACTGGAGCGGGAACGTTACGATGTGCTCTCAGCCCATCTGCGAAGCGAGATCGCGACGGCGGAGTCGTTGCGAGACGTCGAGTTGCTTCCGACGCTTCTGGCACAGTACGACCGTCTCTCGATGCTGCACAAGCGCACCTATCCTCCGCTGAGCCCCTATTTTCGGGACTCGCGTACACGCCTCCCAACGAAAAAGGCTCGACATCAGTCGTAGTTGTTATGTCTATAGACTGTTGATGATCTGAGCGAGGACCGCATCCTGTTCGGGGTGCACTGTACGCAGGTCGATTCGCACGCTATTCTGCCGAACAACCGGAAAGACCGCGGGGGAGCCCGTTCGCAGGCGTCGCGCCAGGAGATCGACGTTTTCGGCTTCCAGCTCCAACGCAATGCTGGGCACGGTTTCGCCCGGCATCGACCCTCCCCCGATCGACGCCTCGCTCTCGACGATGGTGATCTTCCTGTCAGCGACGATCGTCTCCGCCCGTGCCCGTAGCAAATCGACCGGGGTCGCGATCATCTGCCAGATCGGAATCTGCGCGACCGCCTCTCCAGCCAGGTAGTGACGCAACGTTGCCGATAGCCCGGCCAGTGCGGTCTTGTCTGCGCGCACCGCCCGAGCGAGCGGGTGCCGCTCGATCCGTCGGATCAGTTCGCGCTTGCCGCAGATGATGCCAGCCTGTGGGCCTCCGAGCAGCTTGTCGCCGCTGAACGTGACAACAGAAGCGCCAGCAGCGATGGCCTCGGCAACGGTTGGCTCGGCCCGTAGACCAAATCGACTGGTTTCCAGCAGCGATCCGCTTCCCAGATCCTCCACCACAATAGTCCCGAGTTCGTTGGCGATCGATGCCAGCTCACGCGTGGTCGGGCGCGCGGTGAAGCCTTCGATCCGGAAGTTGCTCGTGTGGACCTTGAGCAACGCGCCCGTTTCGGGCGTACGCGCGCTCACATAGTCGGAGGCATACGTTCGATTCGTGGCGCCGACCTCCACAAGTCGGCAGCCGCTTTTTGCGACAACGTCCGGGATCCGGAATCCACCGCCGATCTCGACCGCTTCGCCCCGTGAAACGATGACCTCTTTTCCCGCGCAAAGCGCCGTCAGCACGAGCAGTACGGCCGCCGCGTTGTTGTTGACCACGAGGGTCGCCTCTGACCCGGTCAGGGCGCGAAGCAGGCGCGAGATCTCATCCATCCGGCCGCCCCGTTGATTGGTCTGGGGTTCGATCTCGAGCGAGAGATACCCGGTGGCAGCCTGTGCCATCGCCTCGGCAGTCGCTCGACTGACCGGGGCGCGTCCCAGATTCGTGTGCAACAGGACGCCTGTTCCATTGATGACCGGCGTGAGACGCGTAGCGAGGAGCGCATCGATGGAACGCCGGCATCGATCGAGCACGCTGGCTCGATCGAAGGCTTCTCCGTCCGCGATCTCGCGCCGAATCACATCGATCTCCTGCCGGATCAGATCGGTCAGGACCGATGGCTCGATCGGACAGGAACCGATTTCGTCGAGCAACCAGGCAACAGATGGGATGGAGCGATACCTGGACGTCGTGGCAGTCGTTTCAGGGGAGGAGGAAGGCATCGATCTACCGTCCTGTTCGGAAATGACAAAGGGGAGTGCCGTGCACCCCCCTCTATCGGGATCGGTCGGGGAGAGAGGATTTGAACCTCCGACCTCAGCGTCCCGAACGCTGCGCGCTAACCGGGCTGCGCTACTCCCCGAGAGCGGACGTCAGCATAGCATAGAAGCCGACAGGCGTGGCCTCGAGTCGCTGAGCTCATCGCGTTTTCGTGGTGCCCGAGGAGGGATTCGAACCCCCGACGCCCGCCTTAGGACGGCGGCGCTCTATCCACTGAGCTACACGGGCCAACATCTGGAGCTCATGCTAGCACACGGCATCACTCCACCACCCTGCGCCGAGGGGCCAATTGTCACGTGCGCACGCAGCAAGTCGACCTGCTATAGTGCGCTTCAGTGCGTGGCTTACAAAACGTAACACGCTCAACTTCAGGAATCGACCCGAGGCGGTTCGCCTCGAAGGAACGTGCATTGTGACAAGTTCGTCCTATGCCGGACCGGCGGTCTTCGGATACGAGACCGACCATCTCCGGCGCGTTGCATCCATCTCGGTCCACACATCGCCGCTCGCGATGCTTGGTGGCAAAGACGCGGGCGGCATGAACGTCTACATTCGAGAACTCAGCTGCCACACTGCCCAACTCGGACTGCCGGTCGATGTTTTCACGCGTCGCACCGACCCGGACCTTCCCGAAACCATCCAGATCTGCGAAGGCGTCAATCTGATCTATATCGATGCCGGGCCGCCTGAACCGGTCGACAAGAACAAGCTCTTCGATCTTCTCCCCGAGTTTGCTGAAAACATAGCCCTCTATTCGCTGCGAGCTGGCACGCGCTACGATGTGGTCCACGCGCACTATTGGCTGTCCGGCTGGGTTGCTCATCTCCTGAAGCGGTACTGGAATACCCCCTTCTCGTTGATGTTCCACACCACCGCGCACATGAAGAACATCGTCTCGCCAGAAGCCGAGCAAGAGACGACGCTTCGCGGTGCGATCGAGGCCAGACTGGTCGGCATGGCGGATAGCATCATCGCTGCGAATCCTGACGAAGCCGCCGATTTGATCTGGAGGCAGCACGGCGACAGCGCAAAGATCTGCACGATTCCGCCGGGGGTCGACACGGAACTCTTTCGGCCGCTCCACCAGGCCGCTTGCCGTCTCGAGCTCGGCATCCCCGCCGAGGAGCAAATGGTTCTGTTCGTCGGCCGTATCGATCCAATCAAGGGGTTGGACACCCTGCTCGGCGCCACAGACTATCTGAAGTCCGTTTCGTCTCCTGCCCGCACGCACATCGTCGGAGGAGACCTGGGTGCCGAAGGGGACCCCGTCGGTCCCCTCGCCTCGCTTGCGGCACAGGCGCGCGAAATGGGCATCGACGACCGGCTCGTGCTGTGGGGTTCCCAGCCGCAGGATCGCCTTCCACTCTTCTTAGCTGCCGCCGACGTCGTCTCGGTTCCGTCTCGGTACGAATCCTTCGGACTGGTCGCGGTCGAGGCGATGGCCGCGGGACGGCCGGTGGTCGCGTCACACACGGGGGGACTGATCTTCACCATCGAAGACGGTCGCACTGGTTACCTCGCCCCCATCGGTGACGGGGAAGCGCATGGGTCGTTGCTCGATGAGCTGCTGAACGATGAGAAAAAGCGGATCGCGTTTGGCCGCGCGGCGCATCTGAACGCGCTCCGATTCTCATGGACATCGGTGGCGACGTCGATACTCCACGTCTATGAGCGGCTCGCTGGCGGTCACCGGGCAGATCTCTGTTGTGAAGACGAGATCTTCGCCAACGCAATCTAGAGGTGAATCGACAAGAGGACCGGCCGCGATCACGGCCGGACCTCTCGAACAGCGAATGGATTCGATCTACAAGGCAGCTACCGCGTTCTCGAACACCGCCAGGAACTCACTTGCTTGCTGCTCATCGATAACCAGCGGCGGAATGACGCGAATCGCTTGATCGTAGGTGCCGCAATTGATGAGCAGCACGTTTTCGGCGAGACAGCTGGCGATGACCTTCGACACCGCGCCCGGGTTTGGATCGCCCTGAGAATCGACGAACTCCACGGCAAGCATGAGCCCCAGCCCGCGAACTTCTCCAATCACCGGATACTTCGCCTGAATCGCGCGCAACCCCTGCGATAGCACGCTTCCTATGGCGGCGGCGTTCTCGGGGAGACGTTCGTCCCGCATGACGCGCAATGTTTCGGCTGCTGCAGCAGTTCCCACGGCGTTTGCGCCATAGGTGCCGCCGTGGGCGCCTGGAGGCCACTTGTCCATCGTCGCCTTGTTGGCGACCACCGCGCTGACCGGCAGTCCGGAAGCGATGCCCTTGGCGACCGTCATGATGTCTGGTGTGACGCCAAAGTGCTCGAAGCCCCACATGGCTCCCGTTCGCCCAACACCGGTCTGGATTTCGTCCAGGATGAGCATGATGCCGTGCTCGTCACAGATCGCGCGCACCTCTTGCAGCCATCGCTGCGAGGGCACCAGGTATCCGCCTTCACCGGCGATCGTTTCGACCAGAATAGCCGCGACATCGTCCGGCATGACCATGGTGTCGAACAACGCCTTGAGCTCGGAAAGGTAGTAGTCGTCCGCTTCACCGGGCGCTGAGCCGAACGGCGATCTGTAGTAGTAGGGGTAGGGCGCGTAATACATGCCGGAGAGCAGCGGTTCGTAGTGGCCGCGCACCTTGGCGCGTGAGGATGTGACCGACATGGCGGCATGCGTGCGGCCATGAAATGCCCCGCGCATGGCAATTACGGCTGGGCGGCGCGTGGCGATCTTCGCAAGCTTGAGCGCCCCCTCGATCGCTTCTGCCCCGCTGTTGGCCCAGAACACCTGGTTCAGTGACGACGGAAGCGTGGCTGTGAGCTCAGCCGCGGCATCGAGCATTGGCTCATGCAGCAAGATGTTTTGCTGGGCGTGAATGATCTTGCCCGCCTGGGCGCGAATGGCTTCGACGACTCGCGGATGGCAATGTCCGGCATTCACCACCGCAATGCCGGAGGTGAAATCCATGTACCGCTGGCCATCGCGGTCCCAGACGTAGATGCCCTCTGCGTGATCCACGAAGACGGGGGTGTATCGCCCGATGACGCGAGGAACCAGCGTTTGCGGATCGAGTCCAACTTCTGCAACCATGTCACTACCCTCTCATCGCGAGTGCGAAACGAATGGACGGATTGCCAGTATCAGGCGCCAGTGCTCGCCTTTTTCTCCCGTTCCTTTTGCTCTTTGTAGTACTTCTTTGTCTTCGGGATCGGTTTTGCGTCTTCGGCCGCGCGTCTCGCTTGCGCATCTGCTGCGCCTGCCTCGAGCTCCTCTTCCAGGCGAACAAAGTCGTTGTAGACGCGGACGTTGGTGTTCGATTCGGGGGTGCGCATCAGCATGCGCACGAGCTGGAGTTGTGAGTTGACTGTGGCGTTCTTTGCCTCGGGAAGCGAAGCGCGCTTGATGAAGAGATCGACTGTTGCCAGTGTCGCGGTCTCGGCGTCGTTCTCGACGAGCCGCTCCCGAATGTTTTGAAGCCCGTCCAGAACGTTCATTTTGTGTCCTTCGAACTGTGGGAAATGACGGAATCCGCGAATGCGCAGTTGCCTGAATTGTACCACCGCTCGGCTGAGCGCCTCGGCTGGAACGACCGCTGATCCGTGCTATCCTAGGACCAGTTGCCAGGGGTGCGGGTACCGCTGAGAGCGCGGCCGAAACGGGTCGCCAACCCTCCGAACCTGATCCGGGTCATTCCGGCGAAGGGACGGCAACGATCGACGTCGTCGATGGCAACTGCCATCGACGTTTTGTTTTTTCAGGAGCGGTTCGTGACCTCATTCGACGCCGAAGAGGCAGTTCCCAAAGCGCTCACCATCGCCGGTTCCGATTCGGGAGGCGGCGCCGGGATTCAAGCGGATCTCAAGACCTTCGCAGCGCATGGTGTCTATGGCACGAGTGCCATCACGGCGGTGACCGCGCAAAATACGCGTGAGGTTATCGCCATCGCTGAAGTCCCCGAAGAGGTGGTGGCCGCTCAGATCGACTCGGTTCTGGAGGACATCGGAGCGGGCGCGATCAAGACCGGAATGCTTTCCAGCGCCGCCATCGTGGCGACAGTCAGCGAGCGGATCGAGGCCTGGGGCATTCCCACCGTGGTCGATCCGGTCATGGTTTCCAAGAGCGGCAACTATCTGCTGGCGCCGGAGGCCGTGAGCGCCATCAAGCGAGACCTGATTCCGCTATCGCTGATCGTCACACCGAACCATCACGAAGCAGCAGCCTTGACCGGGGTGGAGATCAGTTCCGACGACGATGCGCGTGAGGCAGCGAGGCGCCTCTGCGATCTGGGCGCGCGCATTGTGGTCATCAAGGGAGGCCACCGACCGGGCGCGCCCATAGATCTTGTCTTCGATGGCAGCTCGTTTGGCGAACTCTCCGCCGATCGCATCGAAACCGAAAACACCCACGGCACAGGATGCACGTTCTCCGCGGCAATTGCGGCGAACCTGGCGCTTGGATTTGGGCCGCTGGAGTCGATCGCGCGCGCAAAGCTCTACTTGACTGAGGCGCTGCGCTCGAGCTACCGCGTCGGCGGAGGGCATTCACCTGTCAATCATTTCCACACGTTCGAGCCGGTCGGCTCGATTCGCTAGAGGGAGCGCGAAATGGCGTTCGATTCCAATGGTCATACAGTCAAGGACGCACGACTCACGATAGGCGGCAAGAGCTTCGACAGCCGCCTCATGCTCGGCACAGGAAAGTACCGCGACTCGATCGAGATGAACGCGGCGTTCGAGGCCGCGGGTTCGCAGATCATCACTGTTGCGCTTCGCCGGATCGACTTCGACGACCCAAAGAGCCGGTCTGTGCTCGAAGACGTCGACTGGACGAAGTACACGATTCTTCCCAACACTGCTGGCTGCCAAACAGCCGAAGAGGCCATCCGCATCGCGCGGATGGCACGCGCGCTGGAACTGTCGGACTGGGTCAAAGTCGAGGTGATACCAGATCCCAAGTACCTCCTGCCTGACCCAATAGGCACGTTCGAGGCGTGCAAGGTGTTGGTGCAAGAGGGCTTCACGGTGCTGCCCTATATCGGCGCCGACCCGGTCCTGGCCCAGCGGCTGCAGGAGCTCGGAACAGCCACCGTGATGCCGCTTGGTTCGCCGATTGGTTCAGGCCAAGGACTGCTCAACATCGAGGCGATTCGCATCATCATCGAGCAGGCGGAAGTGCCGGTTGTGGTCGACGCCGGGATTGGCGTTCCCTCTGACGCGGCGCAAGCGATGGAAGCCGGCGCTGACGCGGTGTTGGTCAACACCGCTGTCGCACTGGCGAATGATCCGGCCACCATGGCGTCGGCTATGGCGCAAGGCGTCGAGGCCGGCCGAAAGGCATATCTCGCGGGCCGCATTCCGCGCAAGGCGTATGCCTCGGCGAGTAGCCCACTCGAAGGAGTGGTTGGCGCGCGGCCGTGACCGGACGAAACCTCAGGCAAGATCTGCGGCTTTACCTGGTCGCTGGAAGCCAGGATGCTCCGTATGGGCTCCTTGAGTCGGTCGAGGCGGCGCTGCGCGGTGGTGTCACGGCCGTTCAGCTAAGGGAGAAGTCGGGTACCGATCGAGAGATCCTGCTGCTCGCGGAACGGGTTCGCGAGCTTTGTCGCGAACACGATGCGGCGTTCTACCTCAATGACCGGCTGGATCTTGCGCTTGCCGCCAATGCGGACGGGTTGCATATCGGGGTCGACGACATTCCGATTCCGACCGCGCGGCGCATTGCGGGGGACAGCTTCGTGATCGGGTTTTCGCCCGACTCAGACGTTGGGGCCAGGTCGGCGCAGCTGGAAGGCGCGTCCTATCTTGGCATCGGCCCGGTCTTCGGAACGAAGTCGAAGCCTGACGCAGGACCGGCAATCGGTCTCAGCGTGCTCCGGCGGCGCATCTCCATTTCAGGGTTGCCGGTGATCGGCATCGGAGGAATCGATGCCGAGAATGCCGGTTCGGTCATCGAGGCCGGTGCAGCCGGCATTGCTGTCATGAGCGCGGTTTTGCGGGCGAGCGATCCTGAGTCAGCTGCTCGAACACTGCGAGAGGCCGTGGATGCAGCGAGTTGAGTCGCCTATTCTGATGTGGGTGACCGA is a genomic window of Thermomicrobiales bacterium containing:
- the selA gene encoding L-seryl-tRNA(Sec) selenium transferase, translating into MPSSSPETTATTSRYRSIPSVAWLLDEIGSCPIEPSVLTDLIRQEIDVIRREIADGEAFDRASVLDRCRRSIDALLATRLTPVINGTGVLLHTNLGRAPVSRATAEAMAQAATGYLSLEIEPQTNQRGGRMDEISRLLRALTGSEATLVVNNNAAAVLLVLTALCAGKEVIVSRGEAVEIGGGFRIPDVVAKSGCRLVEVGATNRTYASDYVSARTPETGALLKVHTSNFRIEGFTARPTTRELASIANELGTIVVEDLGSGSLLETSRFGLRAEPTVAEAIAAGASVVTFSGDKLLGGPQAGIICGKRELIRRIERHPLARAVRADKTALAGLSATLRHYLAGEAVAQIPIWQMIATPVDLLRARAETIVADRKITIVESEASIGGGSMPGETVPSIALELEAENVDLLARRLRTGSPAVFPVVRQNSVRIDLRTVHPEQDAVLAQIINSL
- a CDS encoding glycosyltransferase yields the protein MTSSSYAGPAVFGYETDHLRRVASISVHTSPLAMLGGKDAGGMNVYIRELSCHTAQLGLPVDVFTRRTDPDLPETIQICEGVNLIYIDAGPPEPVDKNKLFDLLPEFAENIALYSLRAGTRYDVVHAHYWLSGWVAHLLKRYWNTPFSLMFHTTAHMKNIVSPEAEQETTLRGAIEARLVGMADSIIAANPDEAADLIWRQHGDSAKICTIPPGVDTELFRPLHQAACRLELGIPAEEQMVLFVGRIDPIKGLDTLLGATDYLKSVSSPARTHIVGGDLGAEGDPVGPLASLAAQAREMGIDDRLVLWGSQPQDRLPLFLAAADVVSVPSRYESFGLVAVEAMAAGRPVVASHTGGLIFTIEDGRTGYLAPIGDGEAHGSLLDELLNDEKKRIAFGRAAHLNALRFSWTSVATSILHVYERLAGGHRADLCCEDEIFANAI
- a CDS encoding aminotransferase class III-fold pyridoxal phosphate-dependent enzyme, with translation MVAEVGLDPQTLVPRVIGRYTPVFVDHAEGIYVWDRDGQRYMDFTSGIAVVNAGHCHPRVVEAIRAQAGKIIHAQQNILLHEPMLDAAAELTATLPSSLNQVFWANSGAEAIEGALKLAKIATRRPAVIAMRGAFHGRTHAAMSVTSSRAKVRGHYEPLLSGMYYAPYPYYYRSPFGSAPGEADDYYLSELKALFDTMVMPDDVAAILVETIAGEGGYLVPSQRWLQEVRAICDEHGIMLILDEIQTGVGRTGAMWGFEHFGVTPDIMTVAKGIASGLPVSAVVANKATMDKWPPGAHGGTYGANAVGTAAAAETLRVMRDERLPENAAAIGSVLSQGLRAIQAKYPVIGEVRGLGLMLAVEFVDSQGDPNPGAVSKVIASCLAENVLLINCGTYDQAIRVIPPLVIDEQQASEFLAVFENAVAAL
- the thiD gene encoding bifunctional hydroxymethylpyrimidine kinase/phosphomethylpyrimidine kinase, which gives rise to MTSFDAEEAVPKALTIAGSDSGGGAGIQADLKTFAAHGVYGTSAITAVTAQNTREVIAIAEVPEEVVAAQIDSVLEDIGAGAIKTGMLSSAAIVATVSERIEAWGIPTVVDPVMVSKSGNYLLAPEAVSAIKRDLIPLSLIVTPNHHEAAALTGVEISSDDDAREAARRLCDLGARIVVIKGGHRPGAPIDLVFDGSSFGELSADRIETENTHGTGCTFSAAIAANLALGFGPLESIARAKLYLTEALRSSYRVGGGHSPVNHFHTFEPVGSIR
- a CDS encoding thiazole synthase codes for the protein MAFDSNGHTVKDARLTIGGKSFDSRLMLGTGKYRDSIEMNAAFEAAGSQIITVALRRIDFDDPKSRSVLEDVDWTKYTILPNTAGCQTAEEAIRIARMARALELSDWVKVEVIPDPKYLLPDPIGTFEACKVLVQEGFTVLPYIGADPVLAQRLQELGTATVMPLGSPIGSGQGLLNIEAIRIIIEQAEVPVVVDAGIGVPSDAAQAMEAGADAVLVNTAVALANDPATMASAMAQGVEAGRKAYLAGRIPRKAYASASSPLEGVVGARP
- the thiE gene encoding thiamine phosphate synthase; amino-acid sequence: MTGRNLRQDLRLYLVAGSQDAPYGLLESVEAALRGGVTAVQLREKSGTDREILLLAERVRELCREHDAAFYLNDRLDLALAANADGLHIGVDDIPIPTARRIAGDSFVIGFSPDSDVGARSAQLEGASYLGIGPVFGTKSKPDAGPAIGLSVLRRRISISGLPVIGIGGIDAENAGSVIEAGAAGIAVMSAVLRASDPESAARTLREAVDAAS